In Rubrivirga marina, the following are encoded in one genomic region:
- a CDS encoding potassium channel family protein gives MRVRSVRFSKRPRSGAGHEIALGTLAIAVLFGVGTAGYMLIEGWAPMDALYMTFITLATIGFSEVQPLSALGRLFTIGLGVVGIGTFATIATRVVQLLVLNDAFRQRAMQRRIDRLSDHYIIAGYGRLGQRIARDLAAAGRDIVVVDRRDDRAAQLADAGYAYVQDEAEEEATLRAAGLERAAGLVLVLPQDAANVFVALSAREIMDGRDLFIVARTNEQTSINKLLRAGADKVISPLEIGADRIAQTILRPRVDRFMEQVLGVDALDFDLEEVTVGAGSLLDGRSLAAVDFRRHFDAVVVGVLRSATGEWRFNPDAQLALAAGDALIVLATPEQIRTIRAEAAASR, from the coding sequence GTGCGCGTCCGGTCCGTCCGGTTCTCTAAGCGACCGCGGTCTGGAGCCGGCCACGAGATCGCGCTCGGCACGCTCGCCATCGCCGTCCTCTTCGGGGTCGGGACCGCCGGGTACATGCTCATCGAGGGGTGGGCCCCGATGGACGCCCTGTACATGACGTTCATCACCCTCGCGACGATCGGGTTCAGCGAGGTCCAGCCGCTCTCGGCCCTCGGCCGGCTGTTCACGATCGGCCTCGGGGTCGTGGGCATCGGTACGTTCGCGACGATCGCCACGCGCGTCGTCCAGCTCCTCGTGCTCAACGACGCCTTCCGCCAGCGGGCCATGCAACGCCGGATCGACCGCCTCTCCGACCATTACATCATCGCCGGCTACGGCCGCCTCGGGCAGCGGATCGCGCGGGACCTCGCGGCCGCCGGCCGCGACATCGTGGTGGTCGACCGCCGTGACGACCGGGCCGCCCAGCTCGCCGACGCCGGCTACGCCTACGTCCAGGACGAGGCCGAGGAGGAGGCCACGCTCCGGGCCGCCGGGCTCGAACGCGCGGCCGGGCTCGTCCTCGTGCTCCCCCAGGACGCCGCCAACGTGTTCGTCGCCCTCTCGGCCCGCGAGATCATGGACGGCCGCGACCTCTTCATCGTGGCCCGGACCAACGAGCAGACGTCGATCAACAAGCTCCTCCGCGCCGGGGCCGACAAGGTCATCTCGCCGCTCGAGATCGGCGCCGACCGGATCGCGCAGACGATCCTCCGCCCGCGCGTCGACCGGTTCATGGAGCAGGTCCTCGGCGTCGACGCGCTCGACTTCGACCTCGAAGAGGTGACGGTCGGGGCCGGGAGCCTCTTGGACGGCCGCTCCCTGGCGGCGGTCGACTTCCGGCGCCACTTCGACGCGGTCGTCGTCGGCGTGCTCCGGTCGGCGACGGGCGAGTGGCGGTTCAACCCGGACGCCCAACTCGCGCTCGCGGCCGGCGACGCGCTCATCGTGCTGGCGACGCCCGAGCAGATCCGGACCATCCGCGCCGAGGCCGCCGCGTCGCGGTAG
- a CDS encoding L,D-transpeptidase → MRVLSAALVALLALALPATAQSQADLAADAAISQDFADDGNVSYFSQSWLVDTMERRTATSIADVPRVYYDYYIVPEGQNRLEARLSLYRRFGGDRDVIKPLLWLLNRNDLEALSPGDTLVVPTHFGLDFRAYSPFPRYYPGARDLDQIVILDKQIQAWGAYAHGELERWGIINTGNESGRTPSGRFNVNWKQDYRVSTLSPGYGSTAPDAELWEMYWVMNLHEQRGIHMHQYALPTSGPASHGCIRLLEPDAKWLYEWTDTWDVENQREHISSAGGRITDQGTMVLIIGDDISEPPQPFLHRPQYPVIRMVNLPPDPYDVPPGTDQQRAFDRLAGR, encoded by the coding sequence ATGCGTGTTCTCTCAGCGGCCTTGGTCGCCCTCCTCGCGCTGGCCCTCCCAGCGACGGCTCAAAGCCAGGCCGACCTGGCCGCCGACGCCGCCATCTCCCAGGACTTCGCCGACGACGGCAACGTCAGCTACTTCAGCCAGTCCTGGCTCGTCGACACGATGGAGCGGCGGACGGCCACGTCCATCGCCGACGTGCCGCGCGTCTACTACGACTACTACATCGTGCCGGAGGGCCAGAACCGGCTCGAGGCCCGGCTCTCGCTGTACCGCCGGTTCGGCGGCGACCGCGACGTGATCAAGCCGCTCCTGTGGCTCCTCAACCGGAACGACCTCGAGGCCCTCAGCCCCGGCGACACGCTCGTCGTGCCGACCCACTTCGGGCTCGACTTCCGGGCCTACTCGCCGTTCCCGCGCTACTACCCCGGCGCCCGCGACCTCGACCAGATCGTGATCCTCGACAAGCAGATCCAGGCGTGGGGCGCCTACGCCCACGGCGAGCTCGAGCGGTGGGGCATCATCAACACGGGCAACGAGAGCGGCCGGACGCCGAGCGGCCGGTTCAACGTCAACTGGAAGCAGGACTACCGCGTCTCGACGCTCAGCCCCGGCTACGGCTCGACGGCCCCCGACGCCGAGCTCTGGGAGATGTACTGGGTCATGAACCTCCACGAGCAGCGCGGCATCCACATGCACCAGTACGCGCTCCCGACTTCCGGCCCGGCCTCGCACGGCTGCATCCGCCTCCTCGAGCCCGACGCGAAGTGGCTCTACGAGTGGACCGACACGTGGGACGTCGAGAACCAGCGCGAGCACATCTCGTCGGCCGGCGGCCGGATCACGGACCAGGGCACGATGGTGCTCATCATCGGCGACGACATCTCGGAGCCGCCGCAGCCGTTCCTCCACCGGCCGCAGTACCCGGTCATCCGGATGGTCAACCTCCCGCCGGACCCGTACGACGTGCCGCCGGGGACCGACCAGCAGCGGGCCTTCGACCGCCTCGCCGGCCGCTAG
- a CDS encoding heme lyase CcmF/NrfE family subunit encodes MIGTVGHLSLVVAFVGSLAAVVAYALASRADGARSDEWARVGRWSWAAVAGGTGLASAMLWTALFGHRFEYAYVYQQTSTAMPFRYQLSAFWAGQEGSFLLWILMTTVVAGLLVRWSVRTDGGPVANENRRVFSAPVLAVVSLCQAFLLSMVVGLRLGPLPVGASPFVTLAEKFPDAPMFATDPGFVPADGQGLNDLLQNPWMTIHPPTLFVGFTLLMVPFAFAVAGLYRRRYTQWVKPALPWALVGSGILGIGIMMGGWWAYETLSFGGWWAWDPVENSSLVPWLFAVAALHAMVVQKKTAAGHKAALWLSVLAFQLVIYSTFLTRSGILGDVSVHSFVDLGLYNQLLLWISTVGLLGFGFLAWRWRDLPEPTSPPAILSRESLVFTGALLLAVTGGVIALGTSAPIFGKLFRDNPAAVPVAFYNTWTLPLAVGIAFLAGMGQLMWWRKMTVEDANRVLFRPVVATVVSTAAVVLLTPFVQETVAPGPGLGVEAPAGAVAPAEAGLLPAAVGTFFQTHGTSLLLLLLLFASFFMLWGNLSVMWRVGRGNLKMVGGSLSHVGFGLMLLGIFASSVFNDPISDGNGTDVQGSRENVVVPLGRTVAADGYRFTYAGQEVNDEGRPVYVMDVVDRRGTQFQTRNVVYKDGRDQWIQHPHVREGVARDLYVAVFPSAMSETPTEGQAEVTLARGDSVKLATPAHDPAFTVTFEDYELDVDLDAVGLQRDSVDLAVAARLTVVNETTGETRVLRPVYVITTDRRQQYVQNRATDWGLGAAFAGMVVDEGAINLVFDGATVAQEEWVVVQAYEKPFISLLWLGTGILGIGFAISFRRRLGEARR; translated from the coding sequence ATGATCGGAACGGTCGGTCACCTCTCCCTCGTCGTCGCCTTCGTCGGGTCGCTGGCGGCCGTCGTGGCCTACGCCCTCGCCTCCCGCGCCGACGGCGCTCGCTCCGACGAGTGGGCCCGCGTTGGCCGCTGGAGTTGGGCCGCCGTCGCCGGCGGCACCGGCCTCGCCTCGGCCATGCTGTGGACGGCCCTGTTCGGCCACCGGTTCGAGTACGCCTACGTCTACCAGCAGACGTCGACGGCGATGCCGTTCCGGTACCAGCTCTCGGCGTTCTGGGCCGGCCAGGAGGGCTCGTTCCTCCTGTGGATCCTCATGACGACGGTCGTCGCCGGCCTCCTCGTCCGGTGGTCCGTCCGGACGGACGGCGGGCCGGTCGCCAACGAGAACCGCCGCGTGTTCTCCGCGCCCGTCTTAGCCGTCGTGTCGCTGTGCCAGGCGTTCCTCCTGTCGATGGTCGTCGGCCTCCGCCTCGGGCCGCTCCCGGTCGGGGCCAGCCCGTTCGTGACGCTCGCCGAGAAGTTTCCCGACGCGCCCATGTTCGCAACCGACCCGGGCTTCGTCCCGGCCGACGGTCAGGGCCTCAACGACCTCCTCCAGAACCCCTGGATGACGATCCACCCGCCGACCCTCTTCGTCGGGTTCACGCTCCTGATGGTCCCGTTCGCGTTCGCCGTGGCCGGGCTCTACCGGCGGCGCTACACGCAGTGGGTGAAGCCGGCGCTGCCGTGGGCGCTCGTGGGCTCCGGCATCCTCGGCATCGGCATCATGATGGGCGGCTGGTGGGCCTACGAGACGCTGAGCTTCGGCGGCTGGTGGGCGTGGGACCCCGTCGAGAACTCGTCGCTCGTGCCGTGGCTGTTCGCCGTGGCGGCGCTCCACGCGATGGTGGTCCAGAAAAAGACGGCGGCCGGCCACAAGGCGGCGCTCTGGCTGAGCGTCCTCGCCTTCCAACTCGTCATCTACTCGACGTTCCTCACGCGGAGCGGCATCCTGGGCGACGTCTCGGTCCACAGCTTCGTCGACCTCGGGCTCTACAACCAGCTGCTCCTGTGGATCTCGACGGTGGGCCTGCTCGGCTTCGGGTTCCTGGCGTGGCGCTGGCGGGACCTCCCGGAGCCCACGTCGCCGCCGGCGATCCTCAGCCGTGAATCGCTCGTGTTCACGGGCGCCCTGCTCCTCGCCGTCACGGGCGGCGTGATCGCGCTCGGCACGTCGGCGCCCATCTTCGGGAAGCTGTTCCGCGACAACCCGGCCGCGGTCCCGGTCGCGTTCTACAACACGTGGACGCTGCCCCTCGCGGTCGGCATCGCGTTCCTCGCGGGGATGGGCCAGCTCATGTGGTGGCGGAAGATGACGGTCGAGGACGCCAACCGCGTCCTGTTCCGGCCCGTCGTGGCGACCGTCGTGAGCACCGCCGCCGTCGTGCTCCTGACGCCGTTCGTCCAGGAGACGGTCGCGCCGGGCCCGGGGCTCGGCGTCGAGGCGCCCGCCGGGGCCGTCGCGCCCGCCGAGGCGGGCCTCCTGCCGGCGGCCGTGGGCACGTTCTTCCAGACGCACGGGACGTCGCTCCTGCTCCTGCTCCTCCTGTTCGCGTCGTTCTTCATGCTGTGGGGCAACCTCAGCGTGATGTGGCGGGTCGGGCGGGGCAACCTCAAGATGGTCGGCGGGAGCCTCTCGCACGTCGGGTTCGGGCTGATGCTGCTCGGCATCTTCGCCTCGTCGGTCTTCAACGACCCGATCTCGGACGGCAACGGGACCGACGTCCAGGGCAGCCGCGAGAACGTCGTCGTCCCGCTCGGCCGGACCGTCGCGGCGGACGGCTACCGGTTCACGTACGCGGGCCAGGAGGTCAACGACGAGGGCCGGCCGGTCTACGTGATGGACGTCGTCGACCGGCGCGGGACGCAGTTCCAGACGCGGAACGTGGTCTACAAGGACGGCCGCGACCAGTGGATCCAGCACCCGCACGTCCGCGAGGGCGTCGCGCGCGACCTCTACGTGGCCGTCTTCCCGAGCGCCATGAGCGAGACGCCGACGGAGGGCCAGGCCGAGGTCACGCTCGCGCGGGGCGACTCGGTCAAGCTGGCGACGCCGGCCCACGACCCCGCCTTTACGGTCACGTTCGAGGACTACGAGCTCGACGTCGACCTCGACGCCGTCGGCCTCCAGCGCGACTCGGTCGACCTCGCCGTCGCCGCGCGTCTGACCGTCGTCAACGAGACGACCGGCGAGACGCGTGTGCTCCGGCCGGTCTACGTCATCACGACCGACCGGCGCCAGCAGTACGTCCAGAACCGGGCGACGGACTGGGGCCTCGGCGCGGCGTTCGCCGGGATGGTCGTCGACGAGGGCGCCATCAACCTCGTGTTCGACGGGGCGACGGTGGCCCAGGAGGAGTGGGTCGTGGTCCAGGCCTACGAGAAGCCGTTCATCTCGCTGCTCTGGCTCGGCACGGGGATCCTCGGGATCGGCTTCGCCATCTCGTTCCGGCGGCGGCTGGGCGAGGCGCGGCGCTGA
- a CDS encoding TonB-dependent receptor, translated as MPTRLSLALLGLAVLAGPTLAQSPVAVAGTVVDAETGAALPGATVFLIAEDSTQTGAAADVDGAFRLAVAPGAYRLRVTFVGYVAAERALAVTEAVDLGAIELTEDAEALGDVEVEATRQRVEVRGDTTAFRADAFPVNPDADAGDLVEKLPGVAVENGTVTAEGETVRRVLVDGREFFGTDVQAALATLPAEIIQEVQVFDRQSDAARFSGFDDGEAEKTINIVTRPGMGNGQFGRAYAGAGPEGSYLAGGNMTILSGDRRVTVVGLANNVDQQNFATEDLLGVAGGGGRGGRGRGRGRGGSVGDLLVDDADGINETTALGVSYSDKLFDEALELEGSYFFNTTDNRLDAALTRSYLTNGAVSQLYGETELSEGTNTNHRLSLRAEADLSERTQLTVRPQLSVQSNASTGSLLGLTTLPAGDLLAETNSVDTADLDALSGGVSAFLRHRFDTNGRTLTLGVDGSANGQDGVRNQAYTVTGRAEDDDVDQLVTTDAGSQQVGARLEYTEPIAGGQLQLSYRPQLSWGSSDRLASLADATGTYTLPDSAYSSVLDQRSLVQQAGVAFRFGSGGRGGERGSPRGDRGGEGGRERGGRSGLSAQIGVDVQHERLEAEQLLPTAFTVDRSYWSVLPSARLRFGLGETGRVNLDYRTRTQTPSASQLQDVIDNRNPLLLTTGNPDLQPSTTHSVRARFNRTDAEGGSVLFGLLSGTYGQNAVVTSTTLATGDAEIAPGVVLPAGAQLTRPVNLDGYWNARALATYGRPVGLLKSNANVSLGASYSSTPGLVDGYENVTDQLGIDGRLFLGSAISERLDFSLEYGARYTAVTNSAVPSLDDDYVRHQAGAELTWLPVPYVVLATDVRALHYAGLDASVDPTQVLWGGRIGYKFLTDDLAEVSLSFADLLDQQADVERTVTELYVEDAQSQALGRTVMLNLSYKLRTFGQ; from the coding sequence ATGCCGACTCGCCTCTCCCTCGCCCTCCTCGGCCTCGCCGTGCTCGCGGGCCCGACCCTCGCCCAGTCGCCGGTCGCCGTGGCCGGCACCGTCGTCGACGCCGAGACAGGCGCGGCGCTGCCCGGGGCGACCGTGTTCCTCATCGCCGAAGACAGCACGCAGACCGGCGCAGCGGCCGACGTCGACGGCGCGTTCCGGCTCGCGGTCGCGCCCGGCGCCTACCGGTTGCGTGTGACGTTCGTCGGCTACGTCGCAGCGGAGCGGGCGCTCGCCGTGACCGAGGCGGTCGATCTCGGGGCGATCGAACTGACGGAGGACGCCGAGGCGCTCGGCGACGTCGAGGTCGAGGCCACGCGCCAGCGGGTCGAGGTCCGCGGCGACACGACGGCGTTCCGCGCCGACGCCTTCCCGGTCAACCCGGACGCGGACGCGGGAGACCTCGTCGAGAAGCTGCCCGGCGTGGCGGTCGAGAACGGGACGGTCACGGCCGAGGGCGAGACCGTCCGCCGCGTGCTCGTCGACGGCCGCGAGTTCTTCGGGACCGACGTCCAGGCCGCGCTCGCGACGCTCCCGGCCGAGATCATCCAGGAGGTCCAGGTGTTCGACCGCCAGAGCGACGCGGCGCGGTTCTCGGGCTTCGACGACGGCGAGGCCGAGAAGACGATCAACATCGTGACGCGGCCGGGCATGGGGAACGGCCAGTTCGGCCGGGCCTACGCCGGGGCCGGCCCGGAGGGCTCGTACCTCGCCGGCGGCAACATGACGATCCTCAGCGGCGACCGCCGCGTCACCGTCGTCGGGCTGGCGAACAACGTGGACCAGCAGAACTTCGCGACCGAGGACCTCCTCGGCGTCGCGGGTGGCGGCGGGCGCGGCGGCAGAGGCCGGGGCCGCGGGCGAGGCGGCAGCGTCGGCGACCTCCTCGTCGACGACGCCGACGGCATCAACGAGACGACGGCCCTCGGCGTGAGCTACTCCGACAAGCTGTTCGACGAGGCCCTCGAGCTCGAGGGGAGCTACTTCTTCAACACGACCGACAACCGGCTCGACGCGGCGCTCACGCGGTCGTACCTCACGAACGGCGCCGTCTCCCAGCTCTATGGCGAGACCGAGCTCTCGGAGGGGACGAACACGAACCACCGGCTCTCGCTCCGCGCCGAGGCCGACCTCTCAGAGCGGACGCAGCTCACGGTCCGCCCCCAGCTCTCGGTCCAGTCGAACGCCTCGACCGGCTCGCTCCTCGGCCTGACGACGCTGCCGGCGGGCGACCTCCTCGCCGAGACGAACTCGGTCGACACCGCCGACCTCGACGCGCTCTCGGGCGGGGTCAGCGCCTTCCTCCGCCACCGATTCGACACGAACGGACGGACGCTCACGCTCGGCGTAGACGGCTCGGCGAATGGGCAGGACGGCGTGCGGAACCAGGCCTACACGGTCACCGGCCGCGCCGAGGACGACGACGTCGACCAGCTCGTCACGACCGACGCCGGCTCCCAGCAGGTCGGCGCGCGCCTCGAGTACACCGAGCCGATCGCCGGCGGCCAGCTCCAGCTCTCGTACCGCCCGCAGCTCTCGTGGGGCTCGTCGGACCGCCTCGCCTCGCTGGCCGACGCGACGGGCACCTATACGCTCCCGGACTCGGCGTACTCGAGCGTCCTCGATCAGCGCTCGCTCGTCCAGCAGGCCGGCGTCGCGTTCCGGTTCGGCTCGGGCGGGCGCGGCGGCGAGCGGGGCAGCCCGCGCGGCGACCGAGGCGGGGAGGGCGGCCGCGAGCGCGGCGGCCGGAGCGGGCTGAGCGCCCAGATCGGCGTCGACGTGCAGCACGAACGGCTGGAGGCCGAGCAGCTCCTCCCGACGGCGTTCACCGTCGACCGCTCGTACTGGTCGGTCCTGCCCTCGGCCCGGCTCCGGTTCGGGCTCGGCGAGACGGGCCGCGTCAACCTCGACTACCGCACGCGGACGCAGACGCCGTCGGCCAGCCAGCTCCAAGACGTCATCGACAACCGGAACCCGCTGCTCCTCACGACGGGCAACCCGGACCTCCAGCCGAGCACGACGCACTCCGTCCGCGCCCGCTTCAACCGGACCGACGCCGAGGGCGGCTCCGTCCTGTTCGGCCTCCTCAGCGGGACGTACGGCCAGAACGCCGTCGTGACCTCGACGACGCTCGCCACCGGCGACGCCGAGATCGCGCCGGGCGTCGTGCTCCCGGCCGGCGCGCAGCTCACGCGGCCGGTCAACCTCGACGGGTACTGGAACGCCCGCGCGCTCGCCACCTACGGCCGGCCCGTCGGTCTCTTGAAGAGCAACGCGAACGTCTCGCTCGGCGCGAGCTACTCCAGCACGCCCGGCCTCGTCGACGGCTACGAGAACGTGACCGACCAGCTCGGCATCGACGGCCGGCTGTTCCTCGGGAGCGCGATCAGCGAGCGGCTCGACTTCTCGCTCGAGTACGGCGCGCGCTACACGGCCGTGACGAACTCGGCCGTGCCGTCGCTCGACGACGACTACGTCCGCCACCAGGCCGGCGCGGAGCTCACGTGGCTCCCGGTCCCCTACGTCGTGCTGGCGACCGACGTCCGCGCGCTCCACTACGCCGGCCTCGACGCCTCCGTCGACCCGACGCAGGTGCTGTGGGGAGGCCGGATCGGCTACAAGTTCCTGACCGACGACCTCGCCGAGGTCAGCCTGTCCTTTGCCGACCTCCTCGACCAGCAGGCCGACGTGGAGCGGACCGTAACGGAGCTCTACGTCGAGGACGCCCAGTCGCAGGCCCTCGGCCGGACGGTCATGCTGAACCTGTCGTACAAGCTCCGGACGTTCGGGCAGTAA
- the proC gene encoding pyrroline-5-carboxylate reductase, with translation MLSDQTLTVLGAGNIGRALIGGLLRGGDLTADRITATRRSEAGLDELRQRFPGVTATDDNAGAVRDASVVLVTVKPQNAVELFAEVRPHLAPGTLVVSTLAGVTTQSLANALGPDLPVVRAMPNTPALVDEGATAIAPGAHATEAHVALAQEIFSAVGHVVEVVAEHLMDAVTGLSGSGPAYVFMVIEAMTDAGVKQGLPRAVARRLSMQTVLGAARLAIETGEHPAVLRDQVTTPGGTTISAVAELEKHGLRSMFIDTVAAATERSRQLGEG, from the coding sequence ATGCTCAGCGACCAGACCCTCACCGTCCTCGGCGCCGGCAACATCGGCCGGGCCCTCATCGGCGGCCTCCTCCGGGGCGGCGACCTCACCGCCGACCGGATCACGGCCACGCGACGGTCCGAGGCCGGGCTCGACGAGCTCCGCCAGCGGTTCCCCGGCGTCACGGCCACCGACGACAACGCCGGGGCCGTGCGCGACGCGTCCGTCGTGCTCGTGACCGTGAAGCCGCAGAACGCGGTCGAGCTGTTCGCCGAGGTCCGCCCGCACCTCGCGCCCGGGACGCTCGTGGTCTCGACGCTGGCCGGCGTCACGACGCAGTCGCTGGCGAACGCGCTCGGGCCGGACCTTCCGGTCGTGCGCGCGATGCCCAACACGCCGGCGCTCGTGGACGAGGGGGCGACCGCCATCGCGCCCGGGGCGCACGCGACCGAGGCCCACGTGGCGCTCGCCCAGGAGATCTTCTCGGCCGTCGGCCACGTCGTCGAGGTCGTGGCAGAGCACCTCATGGACGCCGTGACGGGCCTCTCGGGGAGCGGGCCGGCCTACGTGTTCATGGTGATCGAGGCGATGACCGACGCGGGCGTCAAGCAGGGCCTCCCGCGGGCCGTCGCCCGGCGGCTCTCGATGCAGACCGTCCTCGGGGCCGCGCGCCTCGCTATCGAGACCGGCGAGCACCCGGCCGTCCTCCGCGACCAGGTCACGACGCCGGGCGGGACGACGATCTCGGCCGTCGCCGAGCTCGAGAAGCACGGGCTCCGGTCGATGTTCATCGACACCGTCGCCGCGGCGACCGAGCGGAGCCGCCAACTCGGCGAGGGCTGA
- a CDS encoding mannose-1-phosphate guanylyltransferase, translating to MSLYAVIMAGGVGSRFWPRSRRSHPKQFLDVFGPASLIQSTFARLQPLVEPERVVVVTNADYVEKTREHLPAVPEGNILGEPVARNTAPCIALAAAKLIAEDPDATMLVLPADHLIANVERFHRVLEAAVEAAHTETASGGHPLVTIGIRPTHPETGYGYIQFDADGDLDGVEDRGPADKPRAHHVLTFAEKPDVQTAERFLDAGDFLWNSGMFIWRADAILAAFERYLPKVHRLFAPLVDAFGTDTEAEAVAAAYEQSPKISIDYGIMEQANDVLVVPGSFGWSDVGDWRAVHELSEKDDAGNRAEGNVILKDTARSFARSADDRLLVLVGMEDAVVVDTGDAVLVCHREQAQKVKDIVDFLGVHGMEEYV from the coding sequence ATGTCCCTCTACGCCGTCATCATGGCCGGCGGGGTCGGCAGCCGGTTCTGGCCGCGCAGCCGCCGCTCGCACCCCAAGCAGTTCCTCGACGTGTTCGGCCCGGCGTCGCTCATCCAGAGCACGTTCGCCCGGCTCCAGCCGCTCGTCGAGCCCGAGCGCGTGGTCGTCGTGACCAACGCCGACTACGTCGAGAAGACGCGCGAGCACCTCCCGGCCGTGCCGGAGGGCAACATCCTGGGCGAGCCCGTCGCCCGCAACACGGCGCCGTGCATCGCCCTCGCGGCGGCGAAGCTGATCGCCGAGGACCCGGACGCGACCATGCTCGTGCTCCCGGCCGACCACCTCATCGCCAACGTCGAGCGGTTCCACCGCGTGCTCGAGGCGGCCGTCGAGGCGGCCCACACCGAGACCGCCAGCGGGGGCCACCCGCTCGTCACGATCGGCATCCGGCCGACGCACCCGGAGACGGGCTACGGCTACATCCAGTTCGACGCCGACGGCGACCTCGACGGCGTCGAGGACCGCGGGCCCGCCGACAAGCCGCGCGCGCACCACGTCCTCACGTTCGCCGAAAAGCCCGATGTCCAGACGGCCGAGCGCTTCCTCGACGCGGGCGACTTCCTCTGGAACTCGGGCATGTTCATCTGGCGCGCCGACGCCATCCTGGCCGCGTTCGAGCGGTACCTCCCGAAGGTCCACCGCCTGTTCGCCCCGCTCGTCGACGCCTTCGGCACCGACACCGAGGCCGAGGCCGTCGCCGCGGCCTACGAGCAGAGCCCGAAGATCTCGATCGACTACGGCATCATGGAGCAGGCCAACGACGTCCTCGTCGTTCCCGGCTCGTTCGGGTGGAGCGACGTCGGCGACTGGCGGGCCGTCCACGAGCTCTCGGAGAAGGACGACGCGGGCAACCGGGCCGAGGGCAACGTCATCCTCAAGGACACGGCCCGCTCGTTCGCCCGCTCCGCCGACGACCGGCTCCTCGTGCTCGTCGGGATGGAAGACGCCGTCGTGGTCGACACCGGCGACGCCGTGCTCGTATGTCACCGCGAGCAGGCCCAGAAGGTCAAGGACATCGTCGACTTCCTGGGCGTCCACGGGATGGAGGAGTACGTGTAG